The Impatiens glandulifera chromosome 3, dImpGla2.1, whole genome shotgun sequence genome contains a region encoding:
- the LOC124931871 gene encoding probable plastid-lipid-associated protein 3, chloroplastic: MKSMAAHLLTPSFLLSRTTTTTATLPLSCSRRTHSLKFPLLHTSSSSSRNSSSIRSSFTFSGDSDDKLNGPPSQITDEWGEKSGPEPDSSTTKLPETDPPINEDEWQSSANDNSSSSEETRSGVVDEWGEIAVLETEPSTKLPSTDPTLNEDEWGDDSTVPPAAADNDLKEDETKKAKLLLEELKRCLVDTLYGVDLGFRASAEVRAEASELISQLEAANPTPAPSESPELLDGNWVLLYTAFSELLPILAAGSTPLLKVDKISQLINTNNLTIENSVTFSNPFVSLSFSATANFDIRSPSRIQVEFKEGVFKPPEIKTKVDVPENVDIFGQKISLLPLQQSSIIGPLQEAVAGIARAISGQPPIKVQIPGGQRSESWLLTTYLDNDFRISRGDGGIFVLAKEGSPLLDI; the protein is encoded by the exons ATGAAATCCATGGCCGCTCATCTTCTAACTCCCTCTTTCCTTCTTTCTAGAACCACAACAACAACAGCCACACTTCCCCTCAGTTGTTCCCGGAGAACTcattctctcaaattccctctcctccacacctcctcctcctcttcccgCAACTCATCATCCATCCGCTCATCTTTCACCTTCTCCGGCGACTCCGACGACAAATTAAACGGACCTCCCTCCCAAATCACCGACGAATGGGGAGAGAAGTCCGGTCCTGAACCTGACTCCTCCACCACTAAGCTACCAGAGACTGACCCACCTATAAACGAAGACGAGTGGCAATCTTCCGCTAATGACAATTCCTCCTCATCGGAGGAAACTCGCTCGGGAGTTGTCGACGAATGGGGAGAGATAGCTGTGCTTGAAACAGAACCCTCCACCAAGCTTCCTAGTACCGATCCTACATTAAATGAGGACGAGTGGGGAGACGACAGTACTGTTCCTCCTGCCGCCGCCGACAATGACCTAAAAGAAGATGAAACCAAAAAGGCCAAGCTGCTGCTTGAGGAGCTAAAGAGATGTTTAGTGGATACCCTTTACGGGGTGGATTTAGGTTTCCGGGCTTCAGCAGAGGTTAGAGCAGAAGCGTCGGAGCTTATTAGTCAGTTAGAGGCGGCCAATCCAACTCCGGCACCGTCCGAGTCACCGGAGTTACTTGATGGCAACTGGGTATTACT GTACACAGCTTTTTCTGAGCTCTTGCCTATACTGGCAGCTGGTAGTACTCCTTTATTGAAAGTTGACAAGATATCTCAACTAATTAACACAAATAACCTCACTATTGAAAACTCGGTTACATTCTCCAATCCATTTGTTAGTCTTTCCTTCAGTGCTACAGCCAACTTTGATATCCGCTCTCCATCAAGAATCCAG GTTGAATTCAAGGAAGGAGTGTTTAAGCCACCAGAGATAAAGACAAAAGTTGATGTCCCAGAGAATGTAGATATATTTGGACAAAAGATAAGCTTATTACCATTGCAACAGTCTTCAATTATTGGTCCTCTTCAGGAGGCTGTTGCTGGCATTGCTCGGGCAATCTCTGGTCAGCCGCCCATCAAGGTTCAAATCCCTGGTGGCCAGCGGTCCGAATCTTGGCTTCTCACCACTTATTTGGATAACGATTTCCGCATCTCTAGAGGGGATGGTGGTATTTTCGTACTAGCCAAGGAAGGTAGCCCCCTTCTAGATATCTAG
- the LOC124931933 gene encoding binding partner of ACD11 1 → MSVRTAKVSNVSLGATMQDIHEFFSFSGDIDYVEFKSDSERSQIAFVTFKDAQGAETAVLLSGATIVDQSVIVTLDPDYQLPPAALAPQPVKTEQKAPDVAGSGDAAGSGSALRKAEDVVTGMLAKGFVLGKDVVGKAKSFDEKHQLTSTATSKVVSLDKKIGLTDKISIGTSVVSDKVREVDQKFQVSEKAKSAFSAAEEKVSSAGSAIMKNRYVFTSASWVTGAFNKVAKAAGEVGQKTKEKVEKSEDKDRQKMVGDYAQVHLSE, encoded by the exons ATGTCG GTAAGAACTGCCAAAGTCAGTAATGTTTCTTTAGGGGCTACAATGCAAGACATACACGAGTTCTTCTCTTTCTCTGGCGATATTGACTATGTTGAATTCAAGAG TGACAGTGAGCGTTCCCAAATTGCATTTGTTACCTTCAAGGATGCTCAAGGAGCAGAGACTGCTGTCCTACTTTCG GGAGCAACAATAGTGGATCAATCTGTGATAGTAACTTTGGATCCAGATTATCAGCTTCCACCTGCTGCCTTAGCACCACAACCTGTT AAAACGGAACAAAAAGCTCCAGATGTTGCTGGATCTGGGGATGCGGCTGGGTCTGGATCAGCACTTCGCAAAGCTGAAGATGTAGTGACTGGCATGCTAGCAAAAGGGTTTGTCTTAGGAAAAGATGTTGTGGGCAAAGCAAAGTCCTTCGACGAAAAGCACCAGTTGACTTCCACTGCCACATCAAAGGTTGTTTCTCTGGACAAAAAGATCGGTCTGACCGATAAAATAAGCATTGGGACTTCTGTTGTGAGCGACAAGGTGCGGGAAGTAGATCAGAAATTTCAGGTTTCCGAGAAAGCCAAATCAGCTTTTTCAGCTGCTGAGGAGAAAGTCAGTAGCGCTGGATCGGCGATAATGAAGAACCGTTACGTATTCACGAGTGCATCTTGGGTGACTGGTGCTTTCAATAAAGTGGCCAAGGCTGCTGGAGAAGTTGGCCAGAAAACAAAAGAGAAGGTGGAGAAGTCGGAAGACAAGGATAGGCAGAAAATGGTGGGCGATTATGCACAAGTTCATTTGTCTGAGTAA
- the LOC124932480 gene encoding protein SAMBA isoform X1, protein MSNSSLSSSPARSSISTMAVAGANVSSVPTADDFQFPADIISIQDRKDQALKGLKVDLMAALDKQVKSLDDDCWMFEGPRSRIHLISRPGGHFNPKNRETSSVDHTTFPKR, encoded by the exons ATGAGTAATAGTTCGTTATCATCATCTCCGGCTCGATCCTCCATATCAACAATGGCAGTCGCCGGAGCTAATGTATCTTCTGTTCCTACCGCCGACGATTTCCAATTCCCTGCCGACATCATTTCCATTCAAGACCGCAAAGACCAAGCGCTTAAAG GTTTGAAGGTTGATCTGATGGCTGCGCTTGACAAACAAGTCAAGTCGTTGGATGATGACTGCTGGATGTTTGAAGGTCCTCGTTCCCGTATTCATCTCATCTCACGACCAG GCGGCCATTTTAACCCGAAGAACCGGGAAACTTCATCAGTGGACCATACCACCTTTCCCAAAAGATAA
- the LOC124932480 gene encoding protein SAMBA isoform X2, with protein MSNSSLSSSPARSSISTMAVAGANVSSVPTADDFQFPADIISIQDRKDQALKGLKVDLMAALDKQVKSLDDDCWMFEGPRSRIHLISRPDICLYISPVAGQS; from the exons ATGAGTAATAGTTCGTTATCATCATCTCCGGCTCGATCCTCCATATCAACAATGGCAGTCGCCGGAGCTAATGTATCTTCTGTTCCTACCGCCGACGATTTCCAATTCCCTGCCGACATCATTTCCATTCAAGACCGCAAAGACCAAGCGCTTAAAG GTTTGAAGGTTGATCTGATGGCTGCGCTTGACAAACAAGTCAAGTCGTTGGATGATGACTGCTGGATGTTTGAAGGTCCTCGTTCCCGTATTCATCTCATCTCACGACCAG ATATATGTCTTTACATCAGTCCGGTTGCAGGGCAATCATAA
- the LOC124930999 gene encoding heat shock factor protein HSF8, with product MAGGENAAALNASVTSPSPFPMPISNSNSPPPFLVKTYDMVEDPSTDNIVSWSSTNNSFIVWDPPEFARNLLPKYFKHNNFSSFVRQLNTYGFRKIDPDKWAFANEGFLRGQKHLLRNINRKKPAHTNTNVNQQPQQQQPPRGQSPSVGACVEVGKFGIEEEVERLKRDKNVLMQELVKLRQQQQSTDNQLQSMVQRLQGMEQRQQQMMSFLAKVVRSPGFLAQFMQQQQQNDSSRLIMEGSKKRRLRQDELSDNNLSVRPADGQIVKYQPLMNEAAKAMLRQIMKLDASPLVEPFNSIGDNFLMNEEMDYGSSRPSGVTLQEVVPPPPSPLISEQQQQQFPLATVPNLQFYVPPPDSNSEMTSPLIANAPENAIEIGDFEWDDSLLEEDDLQQLPGIGDPFWEQFLSSSPRPPSETEEMNSSSMEGTNNGNETNVPSENGWDKTEYMEQLTEQMGLLTSEKKAS from the exons ATGGCTGGAGGAGAAAACGCTGCTGCGCTCAATGCTTCTGTCACGTCTCCGTCTCCTTTCCCGATGCCCATATCGAACTCAAATTCCCCACCGCCGTTTTTGGTAAAGACATACGACATGGTCGAGGACCCATCAACAGATAATATCGTCTCTTGGAGTTCCACCAACAATAGCTTCATCGTTTGGGATCCTCCCGAGTTCGCTAGAAACCTTTTGCCCAAATATTTCAAGCACAACAATTTCTCCAGTTTTGTCAGACAATTGAACACTTAC GGTTTCCGGAAGATTGATCCAGATAAATGGGCATTTGCAAATGAAGGATTCCTTAGAGGTCAAAAGCATCTCCTAAGaaatattaatagaaaaaaacCTGCCCATACAAATACAAACGTTAACCAGCAACCACAACAGCAGCAGCCGCCACGTGGTCAAAGTCCTTCGGTTGGAGCCTGCGTTGAGGTTGGGAAATTCGGtattgaagaagaagtggagagGCTAAAAAGGGACAAGAATGTGTTGATGCAAGAGCTTGTGAAGCTGAGACAACAGCAGCAGAGTACAGATAATCAGTTGCAATCGATGGTCCAGCGGCTTCAGGGGATGGAGCAAAGACAACAACAGATGATGTCTTTCCTGGCTAAGGTGGTTCGTAGCCCCGGTTTTCTTGCACAATTTATGCAGCAGCAGCAACAGAATGATAGCAGCAGACTCATAATGGAAGGAAGTAAAAAAAGAAGACTGAGGCAGGATGAGCTTTCTGATAATAATCTTTCGGTTAGACCTGCTGACGGGCAGATTGTTAAATACCAGCCTTTGATGAACGAGGCTGCCAAGGCAATGCTTAGGCAAATCATGAAATTGGATGCATCTCCCCTAGTCGAACCGTTTAACAGCATTGGCGACAACTTCCTAATGAACGAGGAAATGGACTACGGGTCTTCTCGTCCATCGGGAGTTACTCTTCAAGAGGTTGTGCCCCCTCCTCCATCTCCATTAATAtcagaacaacaacaacaacaatttcCTTTAGCCACAGTCCCAAATCTTCAGTTTTACGTTCCTCCTCCTGATTCCAACTCTGAAATGACGAGTCCTTTGATTGCAAATGCGCCAGAGAACGCAATAGAAATTGGTGATTTTGAGTGGGATGACTCGTTACTTGAAGAAGATGACTTACAGCAGCTACCAGGAATAGGCGATCCTTTTTGGGAACAGTTCCTTTCATCTAGTCCGCGGCCACCTTCTGAAACAGAGGAGATGAATTCAAGTTCAATGGAAGGAACAAATAACGGTAATGAAACAAATGTACCATCTGAGAATGGATGGGACAAAACTGAATACATGGAACAGCTTACAGAACAGATGGGACTTCTTACCTCTGAGAAGAAGGCTTCTTAA
- the LOC124932720 gene encoding uncharacterized protein LOC124932720, protein MSSPPAMDSDVSDLVCRLDNVQGIVDALSSIRWKRQQDAVVELSEHGIVLIVEESRCLQAKVYLQRELFVQYEYASEGRPRFGVSLGLFVDSLSTFSTPGRTNMIEIRYPGPDMQLLIKSLDSYNACIYAEIRTRIPDMVSWDYNFEAAGDTPLSFTVKSAALKEAIDDLEWPGSSIQITLKPDPPSVTFRGEGHGDLQIDFMYYVNTDLLVAFHCDRQVSYRYKYKFLRATSCNIPGSVIKDNRGSKLTIGRGGMLKVQHLVSVSKSSIPHPHIDSTGYQQPSRIAYIEFFVKPEDDET, encoded by the exons ATGAGCTCACCGCCGGCGATGGACTCAGATGTATCGGATCTGGTTTGCCGGCTGGACAATGTCCAGGGCATAGTGGACGCCCTCTCCTCTATTCGATGGAAACGCCAGCAG GACGCTGTTGTGGAGTTATCCGAGCATGGAATAGTACTCATTGTTGAGGAGTCTAGATGTCTTCAAGCGAAAGTTTATCTACAGCGTGAG CTATTCGTGCAATATGAGTATGCATCAGAAGGGAGACCACGGTTTGGTGTAAGTTTGGGTCTCTTTGTTGATTCTCTCAGCACTTTCTCTACCCCTGGACGGACAAACATGATTGAAATCCGGTACCCAGGACCAGATATGCAGCTTCTTATCAA GTCTCTTGATTCGTATAATGCTTGCATCTATGCTGAAATCAGAACAAGGATCCCCGATATGGTTTCCTGGGACTACAACTTTGAAGCTGCTGGAGATACTCCTCTAAGCTTTACTGTTAAG TCTGCAGCTTTGAAGGAAGCCATTGATGATCTTGAATGGCCAGGATCCAGCATTCAGATAACACTAAAACCAGACCCTCCATCTGTTACCTTCAGAGGAGAAGGCCATGGTGACTTGCAG ATAGACTTCATGTACTATGTGAACACAGACCTGTTGGTTGCATTTCATTGCGATCGTCAAGTCTCGTACAGGTATAAATATAAGTTCCTTCGTGCGACATCTTGCAATATTCCAGGCAGTGTTATAAAGGATAACAGAGGAAGCAAATTGACGATAGGGAGAGGTGGTATGCTAAAAGTTCAGCATCTGGTGTCTGTTTCCAAATCATCCATTCCACACCCACACATTGACTCTACTGGTTATCAACAGCCCAGCCGAATAGCTTATATTGAGTTCTTTGTCAAGCCCGAGGATGATGAAACTTAG
- the LOC124928846 gene encoding transcription factor MYB53-like: MGRSPCCGESDHDVKKGPWSQEEDAKLVDFINKNGHGSWRALPKLACLNRCGKSCRLRWNNYLRPEIKRGNFSDEEEQIILKLHSILGNKWSRIANELPGRTDNEIKNYWNTHLRKKLLKTGIDPNTHMPIISDHYSLLTDLIHTNLGSLLMRPWDNMTTTLLQSILLMEGLVGNPVLPLMNNINMSQLDQLMINTVPYPQSTLTGFSQQEQQPMTNNNIVNESTCFNIGSCSFPGIELPALLPAYSPCTDRVSNDNVILENGFGMVEELVTYSSSSNIFEDIEKLLNDENDFP, translated from the exons atggggAGATCTCCATGTTGTGGTGAGAGTGATCATGATGTGAAGAAGGGACCATGGTCGCAGGAAGAAGATGCAAAGCTAGTTGACTTTATCAACAAAAATGGCCATGGAAGTTGGAGAGCACTTCCCAAGCTTGCATGTTTGAACAGGTGTGGGAAGAGTTGCAGGCTTCGCTGGAATAATTATCTCCGGCCAGAGATCAAGAGAGGAAACTTTTCCGACGAAGAAGAGCAAATCATCCTTAAACTCCACTCCATTCTTGGGAATAA GTGGTCAAGGATTGCGAATGAACTTCCGGGGCGTACTGATAACGAGATTAAGAATTATTGGAATACCCATCTTAGAAAGAAGCTATTGAAAACGGGTATTGATCCGAATACCCATATGCCTATTATTTCAGATCACTACTCGTTGCTGACGGATCTTATTCACACAAATTTGGGGAGTTTACTAATGAGGCCTTGGGACAACATGACTACTACTCTACTCCAAAGCATACTGCTAATGGAAGGCCTTGTGGGCAATCCAGTACTTCCACTGATGAACAATATTAATATGTCCCAACTTGATCAACTTATGATCAATACAGTACCATATCCACAGTCGACACTAACTGGATTTAGCCAACAAGAACAACAACCTATGACCAACAATAATATTGTGAATGAGTCTACATGTTTCAACATAGGTTCATGTAGTTTTCCTGGAATAGAGCTTCCTGCACTACTTCCAGCTTACTCTCCTTGTACAGATCGTGTAAGCAACGACAATGTGATATTGGAAAACGGTTTTGGGATGGTGGAGGAATTAGTCACTTATTCATCCAGCTCCAACATTTTTGAAGATATAGAGAAGCTGTTGAATGACGAAAATGATTTTCCATGA
- the LOC124932719 gene encoding RING-H2 finger protein ATL29 — translation MAETPPVETYSSSPTVTIILTVILLVFFFSGFFSIYFCRCFMDNVIYSWYSRNNLTGGTTIGTAGRSVSAIQGLDQTVIDSFPTFPYATVRDLRKESHSLECAICLSEFQDESTLRLLPSCCHVFHQGCIDIWLVSHKTCPVCRRSLDPDEKPTAEKSSSPPPPPPLPITTTTAVAAAEEYVSIEIRDDNNNNNNVGIAIASSSGAAAGGEINKDVSKDDEDDELEGGGGGLMEKFSRSHSTGHSIVRARNMKTDEELGGDQLDKYTLRLPEHLQAKLTRGHQLTTSCTTFDEFRIGRTEGGGLGEVSESPSSRGKNVSWRLDHT, via the coding sequence ATGGCGGAAACCCCGCCGGTGGAAACATACTCGTCCTCACCGACGGTGACGATAATCTTGACAGTAATCTTGTTAGTATTTTTCTTCTCAGGTTTCTTTTCCATCTACTTCTGTCGTTGTTTTATGGACAACGTAATCTACAGTTGGTACAGCCGAAACAATCTCACCGGAGGAACAACCATAGGTACCGCCGGTCGTAGTGTCTCAGCAATCCAAGGTCTAGATCAAACTGTTATAGATTCTTTCCCAACATTCCCATACGCCACCGTACGTGACCTCCGTAAAGAAAGTCACAGCCTAGAATGTGCAATATGTTTGTCGGAATTTCAAGACGAGAGCACTCTCCGTTTGTTACCTTCATGTTGTCACGTCTTCCATCAAGGTTGTATTGATATATGGTTAGTATCTCATAAAACATGTCCTGTTTGCCGGAGAAGCCTTGACCCAGATGAGAAACCAACCGCCGAGAAATCATCATCACCTCCTCCTCCGCCGCCGCTGCCTATAACAACAACCACCGCAGTAGCAGCAGCCGAGGAATACGTGAGCATTGAGATTAgagatgataataataataataataatgtgggtATAGCAATAGCAAGCTCATCGGGGGCGGCGGCAGGAGGGGAGATTAATAAGGATGTAAGTAaagatgatgaggatgatgaattagaaggaggaggaggaggattgATGGAGAAATTTTCTCGGTCGCATTCAACGGGGCATTCAATAGTTAGAGCTAGGAATATGAAAACGGATGAGGAGCTGGGAGGTGATCAATTAGACAAGTATACATTGAGATTACCCGAGCATTTACAGGCCAAGCTTACAAGGGGACATCAATTAACGACGAGTTGCACCACCTTTGATGAATTTAGGATCGGTCGGACGGAGGGTGGTGGCTTAGGCGAGGTTTCGGAGTCACCCAGCAGCCGGGGAAAGAATGTTAGCTGGAGATTAGATCATACATAA
- the LOC124928847 gene encoding protein RGF1 INDUCIBLE TRANSCRIPTION FACTOR 1-like, with product MAQHLFLFLSLWLQEPSFLPPPPFPSSSLLPSSFSLSSKENRAFLISPVKLAIENWETAAVWEFKPNNRQIMGAAGGSNEEDNRWPLWLKPLLRENFFVQCKLHVDSHKTECNMYCLDCRNGPLCYLCLSHHKDHRAIQIRRSSYHDVIRVSEIQKYLDIGSVQTYVINSAKVVFLNQRPQPRPGKGVTNTCHVCDRSLLDSFRFCSLGCKIVGTSNDLKMKMMMKKKHLLTVASDSEDSCNKVQSFCPSTPPPTAVNHRTGKRRKGIPHRAPMGLVIEY from the exons ATGg CACAgcatctctttctctttctttctctttggCTACAAGAACCCTCTTTTCTCCCACCGCCTCCATTTCCTTCAAGCTCCCTCCTCCCTTCCTCCTTCTCTCTGTCTTCAAAAGAAAACAGAGCATTCTTAATCTCTCCGGTCAAGCTGGCGATTGAAAATTGGGAAACTGCGGCCGTCTGGGAATTCAAGCCAAACAACAGACAAATCATG GGAGCCGCCGGAGGTTCAAATGAAGAAGACAACCGTTGGCCGCTGTGGCTGAAACCTCTCCTCCGAGAGAATTTCTTTGTTCAATGCAAGCTTCATGTCGATTCTCACAAGACCGAGTGTAATATGTACTGTCTGGATTGCAGAAATGGACCTCTCTGTTATCTCTGTCTTTCCCACCACAAAGACCACCGCGCCATTCAG ATAAGAAGATCATCTTACCATGATGTGATAAGAGTTTCGGAGATTCAGAAGTATCTGGACATAGGATCGGTGCAGACATACGTTATCAATAGCGCTAAGGTAGTTTTCCTGAACCAGAGGCCGCAGCCTAGGCCTGGTAAAGGCGTCACTAATACCTGTCATGTCTGCGACCGTAGCCTTCTTGATTCCTTCCGATTCTGCTCTCTCGGTTGCAAG ATTGTAGGAACGTCCAATGATTTGAAgatgaaaatgatgatgaagaagaaacatTTACTAACTGTGGCGTCAGATTCAGAGGATTCGTGCAATAAGGTGCAGAGTTTCTGTCCGTCAACGCCGCCGCCAACGGCGGTCAATCACCGGACGGGAAAGAGGAGGAAGGGAATTCCCCATCGTGCCCCTATGGGACTAGTCATTGAATACTAA